The genomic interval CCGCCGGCATCTTCCTGATCCAGGCCCGCGCCCGCGCCGCCTACGCGCTGACCGAGCACGTCTCGCTCTACGCCCAGTACGGCAGCCGCACCGAAGCCTTCCACGTCGACGGCACCGACGAGCACCGGCGGCTCTTCTACAGCGTCGAGAGCGTCTCGGCCGGGGCGGAGCTCGATCTGGTCGAGAACCTGAACCTCAACGCCAGCGTCGGCTACGCGTTCAACCACGCGTTCGAGAGCGGCTTCGACGCGAGGGACCTGGAGACGGTGCGGGACCTGGATCCGGGGGTCTTCTTCGGGATCAGCCTCGGCTTGGACTTCTGAAGCGCGAGCGAGGCGGTCGGCCGTCGGCGGGGTGGCGTCCGCCGGCGGGCTCTGGCTTCTTCAGCCGCGTGCTTGCTCGCTTCCCCGCGGCTGCGGAGCAGCATCGGGCGTTTCCGCGGCCCGCCCGGCCCCCAGGATCGAGGCCGCCAGCTTCCGGTAGTCGGCCGCTCCGTTGCTCTCGGGCGCGTACGCCAGCACCGGCTGGCCGAAGCTCGGGGCCTCGGCGAGCTTGATGTTCCGGCGGACCGGCGGGTCGAACACCTCCGCCTGGTGCCAGGCGTCGCCCTCGCCGGCCTGGCCGAAGAAGCCGTCGAGCTCGGCGCGGATCTCGCCGGCGAGCAGCGTGTTCGCCTCGTGCATGCACAGCACGACCCCGGAGACCCGCAGCGTCGGGTTGATGCCCTGCCGCACGGAGCCGATGGTCTCGAAGAGCTTGCTCATGCCCTGCATCGCCAGGAAGTGGCTCTGCATCGGGACGATCACCTCGGTGGCGGCGCACAGCGCGTTGACCGTCAGCAGGCCCAGCGCCGGCGGGCAGTCGATGAGCACGGCGTCGAACTGGCGGAAGAGGTCGACGCACTTGTCGCGCAGGATCGACTGCCCGGTGCCGGCTTGGACGGACTCCGCCATCTCCGACTCGATCCCCGCGAGGTTGGTTTCCGCGGGCAGCACCGCCAGATTCGCGATGGACTCCACCTCGCGGACGACCTCCATCGCGGTGGTGCCCTCGTCGACGAAGAGGTCGTAGTTGGTCCGGTCCATCTCGCCGGGCTCCATGCCCACGGACAGCGTGAGGTGGGCCTGCGGGTCGAGGTCGATGAGCAGCACGCGGGCCCCCGCGGCCGCCATCGCGGCGCCCACGTTCACGGTCGTCGTCGTCTTGCCCACGCCGCCCTTCTGGTTCATCATCGCGATGACGCGGCGGTCGGTCGGGTCGGCGGGTCGGGCGGGATCCGGCATCGCCCGAGCCTAATCCGCGGACCGCGGGCCCTCCGCCGCGTCCGGTGCCGCGATCCGCGGAGCCGCGGCCCGGGGGTCCCGCACGCACGCCGCGGAGCGCGTCGGACGCCGCGGACCGCGGGCGGGAACGCCGGAGAACGCACGCCGTCCGCGGAACGACGCGTGCCGCCGCGGGCGAGGTGCCGCCGGCGGGCGGATGGGTCGGCCTCCGGGCCGCGGGGCGGGGACGCCCGACGCGGCCTACGGATCCGTCATGAGCATGAAAGACCGGGCCGCACGCTGGATCCGCTCGCGGCACATGGTGCCCGCGACGGCGGTGGTTTCCTTCTTCGAGTCGACCGTCCTGCCGGTCCCGCTGGAGGTGCTGCTCGTGCCGGTCATGCAGGCGCGGCGCGACCGGCTCTGGTGGCTGGCGGCCGCGGCGCTGGGCGGGTGCGTGCTCGGTGCCGTCGCCGGTTACTGGATCGGCTGGGGCCTCATGGAGTCGATCGGCCACCCGCTGGTCGCCTGGCTCGGCCAGGAGCGGGCGCTGGAGGACGCGATCGCCGGCTTCA from Phycisphaera mikurensis NBRC 102666 carries:
- a CDS encoding ParA family protein yields the protein MPDPARPADPTDRRVIAMMNQKGGVGKTTTTVNVGAAMAAAGARVLLIDLDPQAHLTLSVGMEPGEMDRTNYDLFVDEGTTAMEVVREVESIANLAVLPAETNLAGIESEMAESVQAGTGQSILRDKCVDLFRQFDAVLIDCPPALGLLTVNALCAATEVIVPMQSHFLAMQGMSKLFETIGSVRQGINPTLRVSGVVLCMHEANTLLAGEIRAELDGFFGQAGEGDAWHQAEVFDPPVRRNIKLAEAPSFGQPVLAYAPESNGAADYRKLAASILGAGRAAETPDAAPQPRGSEQARG
- a CDS encoding YqaA family protein, with translation MSMKDRAARWIRSRHMVPATAVVSFFESTVLPVPLEVLLVPVMQARRDRLWWLAAAALGGCVLGAVAGYWIGWGLMESIGHPLVAWLGQERALEDAIAGFNADGFVYVLGISLAPVPFQIAMLGAGAAGFPLWKFLLATLISRAIRYFGLAALVWWLGDRTEGFVKRHKRAAAIGTLVAVAAVFAWRIWS